A stretch of the Vigna radiata var. radiata cultivar VC1973A chromosome 7, Vradiata_ver6, whole genome shotgun sequence genome encodes the following:
- the LOC106765779 gene encoding venom phosphodiesterase 2-like yields MGSNPLSALTSTKPTALPTQDQDDQDSPSSKALLSFSTDSSDSSSPSSSSSSHKALFIILIFITCIALSTSFAFAFLYFSSNPPTPSISSLLARPLSKLNRPVVLLVSSDGFRFGYQFKVPTPHISRLIANGTEAEAGLIPVFPSLTFPNHYSIATGLYPAYHGIINNHFSDPVSGEAFYMGSHDPKWWLGEPLWETVVNNGLKAATYFWPGSEVKKGLWTCPFNYCRQYNASVSFEERVDTVLGYFDLPDDQIPDFMTLYFEDPDHQGHKVGADDPEITEAVARIDTMMGRLIRGLEQRGVFDDVSIIMVGDHGMVGTCDKKLIFLDDLAPWIDVQKDWVVTHTPVLAIRPPSGHDATDVVAKMNEGLSSGKVQNGKFLKVYLKENLPSRLHYAASDRIAPIIGLIEEGFKVEQQRTKRQECGGSHGYDNAVFSMRTIFIGHGPQFARGKKIPSFENVEIYNLVTSILKIKGAANNGSSSFAESVLLSSA; encoded by the coding sequence ATGGGTTCCAATCCCTTGTCTGCATTGACTTCCACAAAGCCTACAGCACTCCCAACCCAAGACCAAGACGACCAAGATTCACCTTCATCAAAAGCTCTTCTTTCCTTCAGCACAGATTCTTCAGACTCTTCttctccatcttcatcttcctcttcccaCAAAGCCCTCTTCATCATtctcatcttcatcacttgCATTGCCTTATCAACATCCTTCGCCTTCGCCTTTCTCTACTTCTCTTCAAACCCACCAACACCATCAATCTCTTCTCTCCTCGCTCGCCCTCTATCCAAACTCAACCGCCCCGTTGTCCTTTTAGTTTCCTCAGATGGGTTTCGGTTCGGTTACCAATTCAAAGTTCCAACACCCCACATTTCTCGTTTGATCGCTAACGGAACCGAAGCAGAAGCCGGTTTGATTCCGGTTTTTCCCTCTCTCACTTTCCCTAACCATTATTCCATCGCCACCGGCCTCTACCCTGCTTACCATGGCATAATCAATAACCACTTCAGCGATCCAGTTTCTGGGGAGGCGTTTTACATGGGAAGCCATGACCCCAAGTGGTGGCTTGGGGAACCCTTGTGGGAAACTGTGGTCAACAATGGATTAAAGGCTGCAACTTATTTCTGGCCTGGGTCTGAGGTAAAAAAGGGTCTTTGGACTTGCCCTTTCAATTATTGTCGCCAGTATAATGCTTCTGTTTCGTTTGAGGAAAGGGTTGATACGGTTTTGGGGTATTTTGATCTGCCTGATGACCAGATTCCTGATTTCATGACGCTTTATTTTGAGGACCCTGATCATCAGGGTCATAAGGTTGGTGCCGATGATCCTGAGATTACTGAGGCTGTTGCCAGGATTGACACCATGATGGGGAGGTTGATTCGGGGTTTGGAGCAAAGAGGGGTTTTTGATGATGTTAGTATTATTATGGTTGGTGATCATGGAATGGTTGGTACTTGTGATAAGAAGTTGATTTTCCTTGATGATTTGGCTCCTTGGATTGATGTTCAGAAAGATTGGGTTGTGACACATACTCCCGTGCTTGCTATCCGTCCTCCTTCTGGTCATGATGCAACGGATGTTGTTGCTAAAATGAATGAAGGGCTGAGCTCGGGGAAAGTTCAGAATGGCAAGTTTTTGAAGGTGTATTTGAAGGAGAATCTGCCCAGTCGGCTTCATTATGCAGCGAGTGATCGGATTGCACCGATAATTGGGTTGATTGAGGAAGGTTTCAAGGTTGAGCAGCAGAGAACGAAGCGCCAAGAGTGTGGCGGTTCTCACGGTTATGACAATGCGGTTTTCTCCATGAGGACCATTTTCATCGGGCATGGTCCTCAGTTTGCTAGAGGGAAGAAGATACCATCGTTTGAGAATGTTGAGATTTATAATTTGGTTACTTCTATCCTAAAGATAAAGGGAGCGGCAAATAACGGATCCTCCTCATTTGCAGAGTCTGTTCTTCTATCTTCTGCATAA
- the LOC106767723 gene encoding cytidine deaminase 1, translating into MDQPPKFVIEASEALALAESAAITLPELLPRLVPAARSLARPPISNFQVAAVGLGPSGRIFVGVNLEFPGLPLHHAVHAEQFLVSNLSLNAEANLTSFAVSAAPCGHCRQFLQELRAASDVNILITSHHTPQFTPLSHFLPHQFGPHDLLSPGTPLLLETHHNALTLLPNHTNDDAFCNGYLHNHKLKNAALEAANKSHAPYTASPSGVALLDRHGNIYKGSYLESAAFNPSLGPVQAALIAFVAAGGGEFDEIVDAVLVEKEDAAVKQEQTTRLLLHSISSDCNLSTYLCHSRPSLS; encoded by the coding sequence ATGGATCAACCACCCAAATTCGTAATCGAGGCATCGGAAGCCCTCGCTCTCGCCGAGTCCGCCGCCATCACACTACCGGAACTCCTCCCTAGACTGGTCCCCGCCGCCCGGTCCCTCGCTCGCCCACCCATATCCAACTTCCAGGTGGCCGCCGTGGGCCTGGGTCCCTCCGGCCGCATCTTTGTGGGTGTCAACCTCGAGTTTCCGGGCCTCCCCCTCCACCACGCGGTCCACGCGGAGCAGTTCCTCGTCAGCAACCTCTCTCTGAATGCGGAGGCCAACCTGACCTCCTTCGCCGTCTCCGCCGCACCCTGCGGACACTGCCGCCAATTCCTCCAGGAACTCCGCGCTGCCTCCGACGTGAATATCCTGATTACCTCCCATCATACGCCGCAATTCACCCCTCTCTCTCACTTCCTGCCTCACCAATTCGGCCCCCACGACCTCCTCTCCCCTGGCACTCCCCTTCTCTTGGAAACCCATCACAACGCCTTAACTCTTCTCCCAAATCACACCAACGACGACGCCTTCTGCAACGGCTACCTCCACAACCACAAGCTCAAGAATGCGGCTCTCGAAGCCGCCAACAAATCTCATGCACCCTACACTGCCTCCCCGTCAGGCGTTGCCCTCCTCGACCGCCACGGCAATATTTACAAAGGTTCTTACTTGGAATCCGCCGCTTTTAATCCCAGTCTCGGCCCAGTCCAGGCTGCGCTCATCGCCTTCGTCGCTGCAGGCGGTGGTGAGTTCGATGAGATTGTGGATGCCGTTTTAGTAGAGAAGGAAGACGCTGCGGTTAAACAGGAGCAGACGACGAGGTTGTTGCTTCACTCCATTTCGTCCGATTGCAACTTGAGCACATACCTTTGTCATTCCCGACCTTCACTATCCTAA